One stretch of Daphnia pulicaria isolate SC F1-1A chromosome 8, SC_F0-13Bv2, whole genome shotgun sequence DNA includes these proteins:
- the LOC124310743 gene encoding cell wall integrity and stress response component 3-like, protein MGNFMNRNRRILVLTAMVLLPSLLVSSLWMTSNKRQKNVQRINDVNRVADDKRKPEKQIARQIVYLNRLREKAANIRVPSQKSRYGSSSYSQLQVIKDPSVYQVGSYEADYYSNQADPHLLYPEDMPYLECNKGKKKKVLKASLILGSVGLVLGKLGLISISSLLVVENTTTTSTSTSTSTSTTSTTTSMTSTTSTTSTTSTTSTTTSTTTTTMMAMTCSTNTTAPTGSYKTVRNPGIQVEQCLSITVPAGSRVKMICTSVYTVGGTYVTILDQSGTSIIANPPTVNVAYTSADNTMLIKSLASSANSDTLCCTWSTT, encoded by the exons ATGGGAAATTTCATGAACAGGAACCGTCGCATTCTTGTCCTCACTGCCATG GTTCTGTTGCCTAGTTTACTGGTGTCGTCGCTGTGGATGACCAGCAATAAGCGACAGAAAAATGTTCAGAGGATAAATGATGTCAACAGAGTGGCAGACGACAAAAGAAAGCCTGAAAAACAAATCGCGAGACAAATCGTTTACTTAAATCGCCTACGTGAAAAGGCAGCAAATATCCGCGTCCCCAGCCAAAAGAGTCGATACGGAAGCTCCTCATATTCGCAGCTGCAAGTCATTAAAGACCCATCAGTTTACCAAGTCGGTTCTTACGAGGCCGATTACTATTCCAATCAAGCCGATCCTCATCTCTTATACCCTGAGGATATGCCTTATCTGGAATGCAATAAAG gcaagaagaagaaggttttgAAGGCCAGTCTCATTTTGGGGTCGGTCGGGTTAGTTCTCGGCAAATTAGGCCTCATCTCTATATCATCCCTTCTGGTTGTCGAGAACACGACTACAACCTCAACATCGACATCCACGTCGACGTCAACAACGTCAACAACAACTTCAATGACATCTACCACTTCTACCACTTCAACAACGTCGACGACATCGACGACGACAtcaacgacaacgacgacaatGATGGCTA TGACTTGTAGTACTAACACAACGGCTCCAACGGGAAGCTACAAAACAGTCCGCAATCCTGGCATCCAGGTGGAACAGTGTCTGTCCATCACTGTACCTGCCGGTAGCCGAGTCAAAATGATTTGCACGTCCGTCTACACGGTAGGTGGAACTTACGTTACG ATCCTCGATCAGAGCGGAACTTCAATCATTGCGAACCCGCCCACCGTCAATGTGGCGTACACTTCGGCGGACAACACGATGCTGATCAAATCCCTTGCCAGTAGCGCTAATTCTGACACACTTTGCTGCACTTGGTCTACAACGTAG